The Daucus carota subsp. sativus chromosome 9, DH1 v3.0, whole genome shotgun sequence genome window below encodes:
- the LOC108200299 gene encoding uncharacterized protein LOC108200299 isoform X1: MYWSNFRDWCIGILLSPVALVLSLAALLGALIVYLGLVVVKILKNLVKYISLDYNSIRHTSKQREDASVFLRPRNHMDAALYDAVCKDNIDVLKQMEGRLRVGRQLTPTNNTVLHIACQYGSINCVKHLLSVHGELIEKVNLKGDIALHLAARQGHYDVVVALINAAKSSIQKPESTSNASIALIQSQVSKKNMEHETPLHDAVRYNHNNVVQLLVNEAPNAFHCQNKRKESPLYLASTRCNIDIITTILCTCVWAVIGDDGPAGRTALHAVVLDDGKHDILRKSECVKLLTDKRKYLIEEQDDNGWTVFHYVACNDLYTIVENLVSEDCKSAAYVRDKKYKRTALHVAAYKGNVRVMEKLVQYFPDCWDMVDKNCQNIMHIAVEQDRKEVIRYILSQGCKAYGNLLMQRDKDGNTPLHLITKLGCYVQELMDERTIDWEVLNGENGTPLDHLIHRGKETAPLTDQAMLRRTLVDANVKKHWHFLQALEEGYTQNEEDTKEVELYKRWISTHMVVAALITTVALTAGFAMPGGFDGNQGQSQGSAVLLRKTSFEAFIVTDTIALICSMSSLFLFFMTTMYEDVGRVRKLFFIAVLLNTASIITITVAFITGTYSVLDHSSALAISIIVIACSFLGIAFLVFISMLITVTRILAADISDSAISDYLLSSQTWQVAE; this comes from the exons ATGTACTGGTCTAATTTTAGAGATTGGTGTATAGGAATACTGTTAAGTCCAGTGGCTTTAGTCTTATCCTTAGCTGCACTTCTAGGGGCCCTGATCGTATACTTGGGTTTAGTTGTAGTAAAAATCCTTAAGAACTTAGTTAAGTATATCAGTTTAGACTACAATTCGATCAGACATACCTCTAAGCAGCGGGAGGATGCCTCTGTATTTTTACGCCCAAGAAATCACATGGATGCTGCATTGTATGATGCTGTTTGTAAGGATAACATTGATGTCCTCAAGCAGATGGAGGGAAGACTTCGCGTCGGTCGTCAACTGACTCCTACAAACAATACGGTACTTCATATTGCATGCCAATACGGGAGTATAAATTGTGTAAAACACCTTTTGAGTGTCCATGGTGAACTAATCGAAAAGGTTAACTTAAAAGGTGATATCGCGCTTCATCTGGCAGCAAGACAAGGACACTACGACGTGGTTGTAGCACTCATAAATGCAGCTAAGTCTTCCATTCAAAAACCTGAATCTACCAGCAACGCGTCTATAGCTCTGATACAATCTCAGgttagtaaaaaaaatatggaGCATGAAACTCCCTTGCACGATGCAGTACGGTACAATCACAACAACGTGGTTCAGCTTCTAGTAAATGAAGCTCCAAATGCATTCCATTGTCAGAATAAGCGAAAGGAATCTCCACTCTACTTGGCTTCTACTAGGtgtaatattgatattattacaACAATTCTTTGCACTTGTGTTTGGGCGGTGATTGGCGACGATGGTCCTGCAGGAAGGACAGCTTTACATGCTGTAGTTTTAGACGATGGCAAACATG ATATTTTACGCAAATCAGAATGTGTGAAACTTCTAACGGATAAACGTAAATATCTTATAGAAGAACAAGATGACAACGGGTGGACAGTATTTCATTATGTGGCATGCAATGATCTTTATACAATAGTCGAAAATCTAGTAAGTGAAGACTGCAAGTCTGCGGCATACGTGCGGGATAAGAAGTATAAGAGAACAGCTCTTCATGTAGCAGCATATAAAGGAAACGTCCGTGTGATGGAGAAACTTGTGCAATATTTTCCAGATTGTTGGGATATGGTGGATAAAAATTGTCAAAATATAATGCACATCGCGGTGGAGCAAGACAGGAAAGAGGTGATTAGATATATTCTGTCGCAAGGTTGTAAAGCATACGGTAACCTACTGATGCAGAGGGACAAAGATGGAAATACGCCCCTCCACCTGATTACCAAGTTAGGTTGTTATGTCCAAGAACTGATGGATGAAAGAACGATTGATTGGGAAGTACTGAATGGCGAAAATGGCACTCCCCTAGATCACCTAATACATCGGGGAAAAGAGACTGCTCCTCTAACAGATCAG GCCATGCTTAGAAGAACACTTGTTGACGCCAATGTTAAAAAGCACTGGCACTTTTTGCAAGCACTTGAAGAGGGATATACGCAAAATGAGGAGGATACTAAAGAAGTCGAGCTGTATAAAAGATGGATCAGCACTCATATGGTAGTGGCTGCACTCATCACCACTGTAGCCTTGACAGCGGGTTTTGCCATGCCAGGCGGCTTTGATGGGAATCAAGGACAGTCCCAAGGATCCGCAGTTCTTTTAAGAAAAACAAGTTTCGAGGCGTTTATAGTAACAGATACAATAGCTCTGATTTGCTCAATGTCTTCATTATTCCTCTTCTTCATGACAACAATGTATGAAGATGTTGGGAGAGTAAGAAAATTGTTCTTCATAGCTGTGCTGCTCAACACGGCTTCGATCATCACAATAACGGTGGCTTTCATAACCGGGACATACTCTGTCCTGGATCACTCATCAGCCCTTGCGATTAGTATTATTGTTATCGCTTGCTCATTCCTTGGCATTGCctttctggtattcattagcATGTTAATTACTGTAACCAGGATTCTTGCCGCAGATATTAGTGATAGTGCGATCTCCGACTATCTATTGTCCTCACAAACTTGGCAAGTAGCAGAATGA
- the LOC108200299 gene encoding protein ACCELERATED CELL DEATH 6-like isoform X2, whose protein sequence is MEHETPLHDAVRYNHNNVVQLLVNEAPNAFHCQNKRKESPLYLASTRCNIDIITTILCTCVWAVIGDDGPAGRTALHAVVLDDGKHDILRKSECVKLLTDKRKYLIEEQDDNGWTVFHYVACNDLYTIVENLVSEDCKSAAYVRDKKYKRTALHVAAYKGNVRVMEKLVQYFPDCWDMVDKNCQNIMHIAVEQDRKEVIRYILSQGCKAYGNLLMQRDKDGNTPLHLITKLGCYVQELMDERTIDWEVLNGENGTPLDHLIHRGKETAPLTDQAMLRRTLVDANVKKHWHFLQALEEGYTQNEEDTKEVELYKRWISTHMVVAALITTVALTAGFAMPGGFDGNQGQSQGSAVLLRKTSFEAFIVTDTIALICSMSSLFLFFMTTMYEDVGRVRKLFFIAVLLNTASIITITVAFITGTYSVLDHSSALAISIIVIACSFLGIAFLVFISMLITVTRILAADISDSAISDYLLSSQTWQVAE, encoded by the exons atggaGCATGAAACTCCCTTGCACGATGCAGTACGGTACAATCACAACAACGTGGTTCAGCTTCTAGTAAATGAAGCTCCAAATGCATTCCATTGTCAGAATAAGCGAAAGGAATCTCCACTCTACTTGGCTTCTACTAGGtgtaatattgatattattacaACAATTCTTTGCACTTGTGTTTGGGCGGTGATTGGCGACGATGGTCCTGCAGGAAGGACAGCTTTACATGCTGTAGTTTTAGACGATGGCAAACATG ATATTTTACGCAAATCAGAATGTGTGAAACTTCTAACGGATAAACGTAAATATCTTATAGAAGAACAAGATGACAACGGGTGGACAGTATTTCATTATGTGGCATGCAATGATCTTTATACAATAGTCGAAAATCTAGTAAGTGAAGACTGCAAGTCTGCGGCATACGTGCGGGATAAGAAGTATAAGAGAACAGCTCTTCATGTAGCAGCATATAAAGGAAACGTCCGTGTGATGGAGAAACTTGTGCAATATTTTCCAGATTGTTGGGATATGGTGGATAAAAATTGTCAAAATATAATGCACATCGCGGTGGAGCAAGACAGGAAAGAGGTGATTAGATATATTCTGTCGCAAGGTTGTAAAGCATACGGTAACCTACTGATGCAGAGGGACAAAGATGGAAATACGCCCCTCCACCTGATTACCAAGTTAGGTTGTTATGTCCAAGAACTGATGGATGAAAGAACGATTGATTGGGAAGTACTGAATGGCGAAAATGGCACTCCCCTAGATCACCTAATACATCGGGGAAAAGAGACTGCTCCTCTAACAGATCAG GCCATGCTTAGAAGAACACTTGTTGACGCCAATGTTAAAAAGCACTGGCACTTTTTGCAAGCACTTGAAGAGGGATATACGCAAAATGAGGAGGATACTAAAGAAGTCGAGCTGTATAAAAGATGGATCAGCACTCATATGGTAGTGGCTGCACTCATCACCACTGTAGCCTTGACAGCGGGTTTTGCCATGCCAGGCGGCTTTGATGGGAATCAAGGACAGTCCCAAGGATCCGCAGTTCTTTTAAGAAAAACAAGTTTCGAGGCGTTTATAGTAACAGATACAATAGCTCTGATTTGCTCAATGTCTTCATTATTCCTCTTCTTCATGACAACAATGTATGAAGATGTTGGGAGAGTAAGAAAATTGTTCTTCATAGCTGTGCTGCTCAACACGGCTTCGATCATCACAATAACGGTGGCTTTCATAACCGGGACATACTCTGTCCTGGATCACTCATCAGCCCTTGCGATTAGTATTATTGTTATCGCTTGCTCATTCCTTGGCATTGCctttctggtattcattagcATGTTAATTACTGTAACCAGGATTCTTGCCGCAGATATTAGTGATAGTGCGATCTCCGACTATCTATTGTCCTCACAAACTTGGCAAGTAGCAGAATGA